Proteins from a genomic interval of Rhizobium rhododendri:
- a CDS encoding helix-turn-helix domain-containing protein translates to MTASSKQPDPVDIEVGRRIKLQRRIKGMSQTVLADGLFVTFQQVQKYEKGSNRVSASRMSNIARILEVPVSYFFEGNEQQPDHDDGDAISPLRDLTQFVATIEGSNLNRAFSSIRSSEIRKRIIGLVAALAKDHAED, encoded by the coding sequence TTGACCGCGAGTTCGAAACAACCAGATCCGGTCGATATTGAGGTCGGAAGGCGCATTAAGCTGCAGCGCAGGATCAAGGGAATGAGCCAGACTGTCTTGGCTGATGGTTTGTTCGTCACGTTCCAGCAAGTGCAAAAATATGAGAAGGGGTCCAACCGCGTCAGTGCCAGTCGTATGAGCAACATCGCTCGGATCCTCGAAGTCCCCGTCTCTTATTTTTTTGAAGGAAATGAGCAGCAACCTGATCACGACGATGGCGATGCGATATCCCCGCTCAGGGACTTGACGCAATTCGTTGCCACCATTGAAGGCAGCAATCTCAACCGTGCGTTCTCGAGCATCCGATCGTCAGAAATCAGAAAGCGCATCATAGGTCTTGTCGCAGCGCTGGCAAAGGACCACGCTGAAGATTGA
- a CDS encoding FAD-binding protein — MVYIYDGFKTFYPAKVIHARSIDDVIRAVTYATSSGLKIRPMGLGYSWSEHSFTNGISLQLDGLRRLCVIDRAAKTITVDAGVRMGDITRALGRRNLCLPSLAFLPEMTAGGAVATATHGTNHRSGTMSDFVVSMDVVLASGELKTFDRKLVSEAEMCAARVSVGMLGVITKVVFQAIDMPWVRYTKLEIDLDEFMATRTAVLSRYSHVWVHWSLGTNKIKVDCLEERQDRHEGFNPYVSHRNAVWEPRRQSMLRSIIRPAVHLAQDIIRSNVPATKARSKSDVRISMQYSVDTKDWERVVDRIAASQFASRNFGKIMEMKFVKGNNLSYLGPNAGQDAVCFNIYWMIKRSEQDEILRPFEDLMRSFSARPHWGKDHKIPDEAYMRSAFPQWEAFDCVRRSLDKNDLFTTIR; from the coding sequence ATGGTATATATATATGATGGCTTCAAGACTTTCTATCCAGCCAAGGTAATACACGCGCGATCTATAGATGATGTCATTCGCGCTGTGACTTATGCGACATCTTCCGGTTTGAAAATTCGGCCTATGGGCCTTGGATACTCTTGGTCTGAACACTCTTTCACAAATGGAATTTCTCTGCAATTGGATGGATTGCGAAGGCTCTGTGTCATCGATAGGGCTGCAAAGACCATAACGGTCGACGCCGGCGTGCGCATGGGCGATATTACACGCGCGCTCGGTCGGCGAAACCTGTGTCTACCATCACTCGCTTTTCTTCCAGAAATGACAGCGGGCGGTGCGGTGGCGACGGCGACGCACGGCACAAACCACCGGAGCGGTACGATGTCCGATTTCGTTGTGTCGATGGACGTCGTGCTTGCCTCCGGTGAGCTCAAGACTTTCGATAGAAAATTGGTGTCTGAGGCCGAGATGTGTGCGGCCAGGGTCTCAGTCGGCATGCTTGGGGTGATCACCAAAGTCGTTTTTCAAGCAATTGATATGCCGTGGGTCCGCTACACCAAACTTGAGATCGACCTCGACGAATTTATGGCGACCCGCACTGCCGTGTTGTCGCGATATTCGCACGTCTGGGTCCACTGGTCGCTCGGCACAAACAAGATAAAGGTCGATTGCCTGGAAGAGCGGCAAGATAGGCATGAGGGCTTCAATCCCTATGTCAGCCACCGAAATGCAGTTTGGGAGCCAAGACGGCAGTCGATGCTGAGATCGATAATCCGCCCGGCTGTGCATTTGGCTCAAGACATAATACGCTCAAACGTGCCGGCGACAAAAGCACGATCAAAAAGTGACGTTCGGATCAGTATGCAATATTCGGTCGACACGAAGGACTGGGAGCGTGTTGTGGATCGTATCGCAGCAAGTCAATTTGCTAGCAGAAACTTCGGAAAAATTATGGAAATGAAATTCGTCAAGGGCAATAACCTGTCCTACCTTGGCCCAAATGCGGGCCAGGATGCTGTCTGTTTCAATATTTATTGGATGATTAAACGAAGCGAACAAGATGAGATCCTGCGCCCTTTCGAGGATCTCATGCGCTCATTTTCAGCCCGACCGCACTGGGGAAAAGATCACAAGATTCCGGACGAAGCCTATATGAGATCGGCGTTTCCTCAGTGGGAAGCATTCGATTGCGTCAGGCGCTCGCTGGACAAAAATGACCTCTTCACAACCATCCGTTAA